The proteins below are encoded in one region of Pelagibacterium flavum:
- a CDS encoding amino acid ABC transporter permease: protein MGYQLNFAWLPQYWPALLEGVGITAYLTVVGAVLGCLLGVLCAWTRALGPLWARPFVVGYVELIRNTPFMIQLFFIFYGLPSLGVQMDALQAATLAMVVNLGAYSCEIIRAGIQATPRGQFEAGASLAMTPIQTFIHVILIPALQRIWPALSSQIVIVMLGSAVVSQIAAEDLSYAANFIQSRNFRAFETYIVSTLIYLMLSIVLRQILSGVGMALFPKRKAVR, encoded by the coding sequence ATGGGCTACCAGCTCAATTTCGCGTGGCTGCCACAGTACTGGCCCGCACTTCTCGAGGGTGTCGGGATTACCGCCTATCTGACCGTGGTCGGTGCGGTTCTGGGGTGTCTTTTGGGGGTGCTTTGCGCCTGGACGCGGGCTTTGGGGCCGCTTTGGGCGCGCCCCTTCGTGGTGGGTTACGTGGAGTTGATCCGCAACACGCCCTTCATGATACAGCTCTTTTTCATCTTCTATGGCCTGCCCTCGCTGGGCGTACAGATGGACGCCCTGCAGGCGGCGACGCTGGCCATGGTCGTCAATCTGGGCGCCTATAGCTGCGAAATCATTCGCGCGGGAATACAGGCCACCCCCAGAGGCCAGTTCGAGGCCGGTGCCAGTCTGGCGATGACACCGATCCAGACCTTCATTCATGTCATCCTGATCCCCGCGCTACAAAGGATTTGGCCCGCCCTGTCCTCCCAGATCGTCATCGTGATGCTCGGCTCGGCAGTGGTTTCCCAGATCGCGGCAGAAGATCTCAGCTACGCCGCCAATTTCATCCAGTCGCGCAATTTCCGGGCGTTCGAGACCTATATCGTTTCAACCCTCATCTATCTGATGCTGTCCATCGTTTTGCGGCAGATCCTCTCGGGCGTGGGCATGGCCCTGTTTCCCAAACGAAAGGCCGTGCGATGA
- a CDS encoding nitroreductase family protein: MTVNTALRDYLLSRRTVTAPFLAEPGPSPEQLAEMLEIACRVPDHGKLAPWRFVVFEGDARQAVGDRLHAIAKAKWPERTDEQLEFERKQFLPAPITVGVISTAAPHVKIPEFEQLLAAGNVAFNLCHAANALGFGAHWVTRWFAYDAQAATMLGAGEGERFVAFVHIGTPQTRLEERDRPDPAALTTYWRG, from the coding sequence ATGACTGTGAATACCGCCCTGCGCGACTACCTGTTGTCACGCCGTACCGTCACTGCACCGTTTCTGGCCGAGCCGGGACCATCGCCCGAGCAATTGGCGGAGATGCTGGAAATTGCGTGTCGCGTTCCCGATCACGGCAAGCTTGCGCCATGGCGCTTTGTCGTCTTTGAGGGCGATGCCCGTCAGGCTGTGGGTGACCGACTGCACGCCATCGCAAAAGCCAAGTGGCCCGAGCGAACCGACGAGCAGCTTGAATTTGAGCGCAAGCAGTTCCTGCCCGCGCCGATCACCGTCGGTGTCATCTCGACCGCTGCGCCACACGTCAAAATCCCCGAATTCGAACAGTTGCTGGCCGCCGGAAATGTCGCGTTCAACCTTTGTCATGCCGCCAATGCGCTTGGTTTCGGCGCCCATTGGGTCACCCGCTGGTTCGCCTATGATGCCCAGGCTGCCACAATGCTTGGCGCCGGTGAGGGCGAGCGGTTCGTGGCTTTCGTTCACATCGGCACGCCACAGACGCGCCTTGAGGAGCGCGACCGGCCAGACCCCGCGGCGCTGACCACGTATTGGCGTGGTTAA
- a CDS encoding PilZ domain-containing protein: MISEDTTLRTTLADALPREDADRFQRVQVSVLGRYMLADRREFPCQAIEMSPGDAMVIAPVSGRVGEKVIIYLDHLGRVEGTIFALIDGGFHMDIVASARRRDKMAAQLTWLANKDILNLPEDRRHERVVPDIRHSSIVLEDGRRYNCKITDISLSGAAVEIEVRPALGTPISLGRMRARVVRHFSDGIAVEFASVQEMLTVVQQNLRIN, translated from the coding sequence ATGATCAGCGAAGACACAACGCTTCGGACGACGCTGGCTGACGCTCTCCCCCGCGAGGATGCTGACCGCTTCCAACGGGTTCAGGTCTCGGTGCTCGGTCGGTACATGCTGGCCGACCGCCGCGAGTTTCCCTGCCAGGCCATTGAAATGTCGCCTGGCGACGCAATGGTCATTGCCCCGGTTTCCGGAAGGGTCGGCGAAAAAGTCATCATCTATCTCGATCATCTCGGTCGCGTCGAGGGCACGATCTTCGCGCTTATCGATGGCGGCTTTCACATGGATATCGTCGCCTCCGCCAGACGGCGCGACAAGATGGCGGCCCAACTGACCTGGCTGGCCAACAAGGACATCCTGAACCTGCCAGAAGACCGGCGCCACGAGCGTGTGGTGCCCGATATCCGCCATTCCTCGATCGTTCTCGAGGATGGGCGGCGCTACAATTGCAAGATTACCGATATCTCGCTCTCAGGCGCCGCCGTAGAAATCGAGGTTCGCCCCGCACTCGGGACACCGATCTCGCTGGGCCGCATGCGGGCCCGCGTCGTGCGGCATTTCTCCGACGGCATCGCCGTGGAATTCGCCTCGGTGCAGGAAATGCTCACCGTGGTGCAGCAGAACCTGCGGATCAACTGA
- the thrS gene encoding threonine--tRNA ligase: protein MIKVTFPDGAVRDYALGTTGTTIVEGISKSLAKKTVAMRWNGELADLSSELDADGRIEFVLRDDPAALELIRHDAAHVLAEAVQELWPDTQVTIGPVIENGFYYDFYRAEPFSEDDLRAIEKKMEEIVDRGAEFTREVWDRDEAKKVFGAKGEQFKVELIDAIPADQQVKIYKQGQWFDLCRGPHMRTTKDVGKAFKLTKVAGAYWRGDSNREVLSRIYGTAWASKDQLDAHLHMIEEAEKRDHRKIGQEMDLYHFQHEAQGSVFWHPKGFVMYNQMEEYIRRRLNASGYKEIKTPQLLDNKLWEKSGHWGKFRENMFVVPDETPSTEGDQPEISADANLLALKPMNCPAHVQVFNQGIKSYRDLPLRLAEFGCCHRNEAHGALHGLMRVRQMTQDDAHIFCRVDQIQAETEKFCALLDSVYEDMGFTEVKILLATRPETRAGDDSVWDLAEKSLGDALTATGRGFEIAEGEGAFYGPKLEFHLKDAIGRSWQCGTLQLDFVMPERLEASYVAEDGSRQRPVMLHRAILGSLERFLGMMIESYAGRMPLWLAPVQVVVATIVSDADDYANQVVADLRAQGIRAEVDTRNESINYKVREHSVGRVPFIFVAGRREAEEKTVSIRRLGSQGQTVTPVAEAIADLVGQVTPPDLKRKSA, encoded by the coding sequence ATGATTAAGGTGACGTTCCCCGATGGTGCAGTGCGTGATTACGCATTGGGCACCACCGGGACCACCATCGTCGAAGGCATCTCCAAATCGCTGGCCAAAAAGACCGTCGCCATGCGCTGGAACGGGGAATTGGCCGATCTTTCGAGCGAGCTTGACGCCGATGGCCGCATCGAATTCGTCTTGCGTGACGATCCCGCAGCGCTTGAGCTGATCCGCCATGACGCCGCGCATGTTCTTGCCGAAGCCGTGCAGGAGCTCTGGCCCGATACGCAGGTTACGATCGGCCCGGTCATCGAGAACGGGTTCTATTACGATTTCTATCGCGCCGAACCGTTCTCGGAGGACGATCTGCGCGCCATCGAAAAGAAGATGGAAGAAATCGTTGATCGTGGGGCCGAATTTACCCGCGAAGTCTGGGACCGCGATGAAGCCAAGAAGGTGTTCGGAGCCAAGGGCGAGCAGTTCAAGGTCGAACTGATCGACGCCATTCCCGCCGACCAGCAGGTGAAAATCTACAAGCAGGGCCAGTGGTTCGACCTCTGCCGTGGGCCGCACATGCGCACCACCAAGGATGTCGGCAAGGCGTTCAAGCTGACCAAGGTGGCCGGCGCCTATTGGCGTGGGGATTCCAACCGCGAAGTCCTCTCGCGCATTTACGGCACCGCCTGGGCCTCAAAGGACCAGCTCGACGCCCATCTGCACATGATCGAAGAGGCTGAAAAGCGCGATCACCGCAAGATCGGCCAGGAAATGGACCTTTACCATTTCCAGCATGAAGCGCAGGGCTCGGTGTTCTGGCACCCCAAGGGGTTCGTCATGTACAATCAGATGGAGGAATATATCCGCCGCCGTCTGAACGCCTCGGGCTATAAGGAAATCAAGACACCCCAGCTTCTGGACAACAAGCTGTGGGAGAAATCGGGCCACTGGGGCAAGTTCCGCGAGAACATGTTCGTTGTGCCCGACGAAACGCCGTCGACCGAAGGCGATCAGCCGGAAATCTCGGCTGATGCCAACCTTCTGGCTCTCAAGCCCATGAACTGCCCGGCGCATGTTCAGGTCTTCAACCAGGGCATCAAGTCTTACCGCGATCTTCCTTTGCGGCTTGCCGAATTTGGCTGCTGCCATCGCAACGAAGCACATGGCGCTTTGCATGGCTTGATGCGCGTGCGGCAGATGACCCAGGACGATGCGCATATTTTCTGCCGGGTCGATCAAATCCAGGCCGAAACCGAAAAGTTCTGCGCGCTGCTCGATTCCGTTTACGAGGACATGGGCTTTACCGAGGTCAAGATCCTGCTCGCAACGCGGCCTGAAACCCGCGCCGGCGACGACAGCGTCTGGGACCTTGCCGAAAAGAGCCTGGGCGATGCCCTCACGGCCACTGGTCGTGGTTTCGAGATCGCGGAAGGCGAGGGGGCTTTTTATGGTCCCAAGCTCGAATTCCACCTCAAGGACGCCATCGGGCGTTCCTGGCAGTGCGGCACATTGCAGCTCGATTTCGTGATGCCCGAGCGTCTTGAGGCGTCCTATGTGGCCGAGGATGGGTCGCGCCAGCGCCCCGTCATGCTGCACCGGGCGATTTTGGGATCGCTGGAGCGGTTCCTGGGTATGATGATCGAAAGCTATGCCGGTCGCATGCCGCTCTGGCTTGCGCCTGTGCAGGTGGTGGTCGCCACCATCGTTTCCGATGCCGATGATTATGCCAATCAGGTCGTGGCCGATCTGCGCGCGCAAGGCATTCGGGCGGAAGTCGACACCCGCAATGAATCGATCAACTACAAGGTGCGCGAGCACTCTGTAGGCCGGGTGCCTTTCATCTTTGTTGCCGGCCGTCGAGAAGCAGAAGAAAAGACGGTCTCGATCCGCCGGCTGGGGAGTCAGGGTCAGACCGTTACACCGGTCGCTGAGGCGATTGCCGATCTGGTCGGGCAGGTGACCCCACCCGACCTCAAGCGCAAATCCGCCTGA
- a CDS encoding PAS domain-containing protein → MQQRSTKTLYSYWNEIRGARSTPERRDIDPTRIRDALAHTFILESDDGLDFNFRLAGSHICAAYCRELKSRPFSALWSVRDHDALETLMRAVTEDHAVALVTFEGSTERGEKLSFELALFPLRHNGVTTSRMLGGLSALDNPYWLGIHPIVDQRITGLRLIWPDDKDTVTPEGFRSAMLDDIAAAMNDSPTAPMPATVAGYSARRYAHLSVIDGGKN, encoded by the coding sequence ATGCAACAGCGCTCAACGAAAACGCTCTACTCCTACTGGAACGAAATCCGCGGCGCCCGCTCCACTCCCGAGCGCCGGGACATCGACCCTACACGGATTCGCGACGCCTTGGCTCACACCTTCATTCTCGAATCCGACGACGGGCTCGATTTCAACTTCCGGTTGGCCGGCTCCCACATCTGCGCCGCCTATTGCCGCGAGCTCAAATCGCGTCCCTTTTCGGCGCTCTGGTCGGTACGCGACCATGACGCGCTCGAAACGCTGATGCGGGCCGTGACCGAAGACCACGCGGTCGCGCTGGTGACCTTTGAAGGCAGCACCGAGCGTGGCGAAAAACTCTCCTTTGAGTTGGCGCTGTTTCCCCTGCGCCACAACGGCGTCACGACGTCGCGGATGCTGGGCGGGCTTTCGGCGCTCGATAACCCCTACTGGCTGGGCATCCACCCAATCGTTGACCAGCGCATCACCGGCCTGCGGCTGATCTGGCCCGATGACAAGGATACGGTAACCCCCGAAGGCTTCCGCAGCGCCATGCTCGACGACATAGCCGCAGCCATGAATGACAGCCCCACGGCGCCCATGCCGGCTACCGTTGCTGGCTACTCGGCACGCCGCTATGCGCATCTGTCTGTGATCGACGGCGGCAAGAACTGA
- the yidD gene encoding membrane protein insertion efficiency factor YidD, giving the protein MGRIWAIIDWPFKWGAYLLIQAYRYTLSALVGRNCRHAPTCSEFTRDAILSHGFWPGGWMGAGRIWRCRPGGTHGYDPVPKALPSGARWYLPWRYGRWRGKQNDEHQPHA; this is encoded by the coding sequence ATGGGCCGGATCTGGGCCATTATCGACTGGCCGTTCAAATGGGGCGCCTATCTGCTCATCCAGGCCTATCGCTACACGCTTTCGGCCCTGGTGGGCCGCAATTGCCGCCACGCGCCGACTTGCTCGGAGTTCACCCGAGACGCTATCTTGAGCCACGGGTTCTGGCCGGGTGGCTGGATGGGGGCAGGGCGGATCTGGCGCTGCCGGCCGGGTGGAACGCATGGCTATGATCCGGTACCCAAGGCGCTGCCGAGCGGCGCGCGCTGGTATTTGCCTTGGCGCTATGGGCGCTGGAGGGGAAAACAGAACGATGAGCACCAACCGCATGCTTGA
- the hisI gene encoding phosphoribosyl-AMP cyclohydrolase: MTQFADPKTLSKAELESGGIFAPKFDTNGLVTAVTIEAGTNEVLMVAHMNAEAIAETLRSGHATYWSRSRGKLWKKGETSGELQELVELRTDCDQDALVVVVNQTGHGAACHTGRKSCFYRRVEMTDGEIKLAGTGDAPLFDPEDVYGR; encoded by the coding sequence ATGACACAATTCGCCGATCCCAAGACCCTTTCCAAAGCCGAACTCGAATCGGGCGGTATCTTCGCGCCGAAATTCGATACCAACGGGCTCGTCACCGCCGTGACCATCGAAGCGGGCACCAACGAGGTGCTTATGGTCGCCCATATGAATGCCGAGGCGATTGCCGAAACCCTGCGCTCGGGCCATGCGACCTACTGGTCGCGCTCACGGGGCAAGCTCTGGAAAAAGGGCGAGACGTCGGGCGAACTCCAGGAGCTCGTGGAACTGCGCACCGACTGCGATCAGGACGCGCTGGTCGTTGTGGTGAACCAGACAGGGCACGGCGCCGCATGCCACACGGGCCGCAAGAGCTGCTTTTATCGTCGGGTCGAGATGACCGATGGCGAGATCAAGCTGGCCGGCACGGGCGACGCTCCCCTGTTCGACCCCGAGGACGTTTACGGGCGCTGA
- the folE gene encoding GTP cyclohydrolase I FolE — MDMNVKPKPAQTALDRVIERPSREEAEAAVRTLIAWAGDNPDREGLLDTPRRVADSYREFFAGYEEDAAAVLETTFTEVGGYDDIVLVRDIPFHSHCEHHMVPFVGKAHIAYLPHDGVVGLSKLARVTDVFAKRLQTQENLTAQIIEAINEAINPRGAAVMLEAEHMCMSMRGIKKHGSSTVTHRFTGVFAEDRQEQDRFFALIRAGR, encoded by the coding sequence ATGGACATGAACGTCAAGCCCAAGCCTGCGCAGACCGCACTGGACCGGGTGATCGAACGCCCGAGCCGCGAAGAGGCCGAGGCCGCAGTACGCACGCTGATCGCCTGGGCGGGGGACAATCCCGACCGCGAAGGACTGCTCGATACGCCGCGCCGTGTCGCCGATTCCTATCGCGAATTTTTCGCAGGCTATGAGGAAGACGCCGCGGCGGTGCTGGAAACCACCTTCACCGAGGTCGGCGGCTATGACGATATCGTTCTGGTGCGCGACATCCCGTTCCACTCCCATTGCGAGCACCACATGGTGCCCTTCGTTGGCAAGGCTCACATCGCCTATCTTCCCCATGACGGCGTGGTCGGCCTCTCCAAGCTGGCGCGGGTGACCGACGTTTTCGCCAAGCGGCTGCAGACCCAGGAAAACCTTACCGCCCAGATCATCGAGGCCATCAACGAGGCCATCAACCCCCGCGGCGCCGCCGTGATGCTCGAGGCCGAGCATATGTGCATGTCGATGCGCGGCATCAAAAAGCACGGCTCGTCCACGGTGACCCACCGCTTCACTGGCGTTTTCGCCGAAGACCGGCAGGAACAGGACCGCTTCTTCGCCCTCATCCGCGCCGGGCGATAG
- a CDS encoding iron-sulfur cluster assembly scaffold protein, with product MEFSDLYSNRILEIAGAARQMPRLENPDATARKVSRVCGSVVEVDLKLDDGRVAAYGATVNACALGQTSAAIVAERIVGSTPRELRAVRDQMTAMLRADGVPPNGKWDDLKYLEPVRAFPARHASTLLVFDAVVEALDKAGV from the coding sequence ATGGAATTTTCCGACCTTTACAGCAATCGGATACTCGAAATCGCCGGCGCGGCGCGCCAGATGCCGCGACTCGAAAATCCCGACGCAACGGCCCGAAAAGTGTCCCGGGTGTGCGGTTCGGTGGTCGAAGTCGACCTCAAACTGGACGATGGACGGGTCGCAGCCTATGGCGCGACCGTCAATGCCTGCGCGCTCGGCCAGACCAGCGCCGCCATCGTCGCCGAGCGGATCGTCGGCTCGACCCCTCGCGAACTCCGGGCCGTCCGCGACCAGATGACCGCCATGCTCAGGGCCGATGGTGTGCCGCCGAACGGCAAATGGGACGATCTGAAATATCTCGAACCGGTCCGCGCCTTTCCGGCTCGCCATGCTTCCACGCTTCTGGTGTTCGACGCGGTGGTCGAGGCGCTCGACAAGGCCGGGGTGTGA
- a CDS encoding DUF2336 domain-containing protein encodes MVAYQRYVQLCQSRDSEQRGQAAHLAAMAYLAHRGPADEQAALYAALMNFLDDPSVKVRAALAYGLLHSENAPRPIMLSLAQDAPVISRAVVHFSPVLLDADLMGIIRSGDPDMLAVMTARPTLSQRVALALTRLGDPDLCIRVLGRTEIVLPDDDLMLLAEKWGEDAKVRGALLKRRDLPGIARLHLVECVRQALLGLRVVKGAVQPRRLDRLLRDACDNATTAIGEREAGRGARGYVAAMAENEKINARLMLHAMVHGHVLFFADALSHLSATPRSKIFTILDSGSRAALHAVFSRCGFTPAVRNLLARLVAHARQADLADDVAARHYVVSLLIEELIVEHDGVLPPALEESFAYLNEQNIALARSAARGVMPAFAAESPDEVMVPDLRQERLALPAA; translated from the coding sequence ATGGTCGCCTATCAGCGTTACGTGCAACTTTGCCAGTCGCGGGACAGCGAGCAGCGGGGGCAGGCGGCTCATCTGGCCGCCATGGCGTATCTTGCCCATCGCGGACCGGCGGACGAACAGGCCGCGCTTTATGCCGCGCTGATGAATTTTCTCGACGATCCTTCCGTCAAGGTGCGCGCCGCCCTTGCCTATGGGCTGCTGCATTCCGAAAATGCGCCTCGCCCGATCATGCTTTCGCTGGCACAGGATGCTCCCGTCATTTCCCGCGCCGTGGTTCATTTTTCCCCGGTGCTGCTCGATGCCGATCTCATGGGGATCATCCGCTCGGGCGATCCGGACATGCTCGCCGTCATGACCGCCCGTCCGACACTGAGCCAACGCGTGGCGCTGGCACTTACGCGCCTGGGCGACCCCGATTTGTGCATTCGCGTGCTGGGCCGCACCGAGATCGTGTTGCCCGACGATGATCTCATGCTGTTGGCCGAAAAATGGGGCGAGGACGCAAAAGTGCGCGGGGCCTTGCTCAAGCGGCGTGATCTTCCCGGTATCGCGCGACTGCATCTTGTCGAATGCGTTCGTCAGGCGCTCCTGGGGTTGCGGGTCGTCAAAGGCGCCGTCCAGCCGCGCCGTCTGGATCGCCTGTTGCGCGATGCGTGCGACAACGCAACCACCGCCATCGGCGAACGCGAAGCGGGCAGGGGCGCGCGAGGCTACGTCGCGGCTATGGCCGAGAACGAGAAAATCAACGCCCGGCTGATGCTCCATGCCATGGTGCACGGCCACGTGCTGTTTTTCGCCGATGCGCTTTCCCATCTCTCCGCCACACCGCGGAGCAAGATCTTCACCATTCTCGACAGCGGCAGCCGGGCAGCGCTCCATGCGGTCTTCAGCCGTTGTGGTTTCACACCGGCCGTACGCAATCTTCTGGCCCGTCTGGTCGCTCATGCCCGGCAGGCCGATCTGGCCGACGATGTGGCGGCGCGTCATTACGTGGTGTCGCTTCTGATCGAGGAGTTGATCGTCGAGCATGATGGCGTACTTCCGCCGGCTCTCGAAGAGTCCTTTGCCTATCTCAACGAGCAGAACATCGCGCTCGCCCGCAGCGCGGCGCGGGGCGTGATGCCTGCCTTTGCCGCCGAATCGCCCGACGAGGTCATGGTGCCCGACCTGCGCCAGGAACGGCTGGCGCTCCCGGCGGCCTGA
- a CDS encoding transporter substrate-binding domain-containing protein produces MERRSFLAIAATLAMLGFAAPAHADALADIMESGTLKVAVPQDFPPFGSVGLDLESVGYDIDLAKLIADKLGVSVELVPVTSANRIPYLQTGMVDLVISSLGKNPEREAVIDFTDAYAPFFNGVFGPDSINVSSVEDLSGYTIGVTRGAVEDLTLTELVGSDVSISRYEDNNGTISAFLSSQVDLIATGNVVAAAILERNPPIRPELKFLVQNSPCYIGLNKEEPELLAAVNTIIADAKADGSLEAIAQKWLGQPLPADL; encoded by the coding sequence ATGGAACGCCGTTCTTTTCTCGCGATCGCAGCGACACTCGCCATGCTCGGTTTTGCGGCACCGGCCCACGCCGATGCGCTGGCCGATATCATGGAATCCGGAACACTCAAGGTCGCCGTACCGCAGGATTTTCCGCCTTTCGGCAGTGTAGGACTCGATCTTGAATCGGTGGGCTACGACATCGACTTGGCCAAGCTGATCGCCGACAAGCTCGGCGTCTCGGTCGAGCTCGTGCCGGTAACCAGCGCGAACCGCATTCCCTATCTCCAGACCGGCATGGTCGATCTCGTGATCTCCAGCCTCGGCAAAAATCCCGAGCGCGAGGCGGTCATCGATTTCACCGATGCCTATGCGCCGTTCTTCAACGGCGTGTTCGGCCCCGACTCCATAAATGTTTCATCGGTCGAGGATCTTTCCGGCTACACCATCGGTGTGACTCGCGGCGCGGTCGAGGATCTGACGCTGACCGAGCTTGTGGGCAGCGACGTTTCGATCAGCCGTTACGAGGACAATAACGGCACGATTTCGGCTTTCCTCTCCTCGCAGGTGGACCTGATTGCCACGGGCAACGTGGTCGCGGCCGCCATTCTCGAGCGCAACCCGCCGATACGGCCCGAGCTGAAATTCCTCGTTCAGAATTCACCCTGCTATATCGGGCTGAACAAGGAAGAGCCCGAACTGCTCGCCGCGGTCAACACGATCATCGCCGACGCCAAGGCCGATGGCTCGCTCGAAGCGATCGCGCAGAAATGGTTGGGCCAACCCCTGCCCGCGGACCTCTGA
- a CDS encoding transglycosylase SLT domain-containing protein, with amino-acid sequence MASPISNVPQPIAYALDRAGARNGVDFDYLLQTAIRESSLNPSAKAQTSSATGLFQFIESTWLEVMKSEGPRLGYQDFADHIEEHEGEFFVSNPAVRQQILQLRNDPQVASDMAAAFTRRNGDYLMGKFGRMPSPGELYIAHFLGPSGAERFFELGLQNPNADAAAAFPRPAAANPSIFYENGRPRSVREVYEALVARHSGTENAAFAAQQMASQQPLPSRVEIDAAPLIPPGVSFTSLFATEAQSSVSAPVQAPDVVPGRALFSGFYSEE; translated from the coding sequence ATGGCCTCGCCGATTTCCAATGTGCCGCAACCCATAGCCTATGCCCTCGACCGTGCGGGGGCGCGCAATGGCGTGGATTTCGACTATCTGCTGCAGACGGCAATAAGGGAAAGCAGCCTCAATCCGAGCGCGAAAGCCCAGACGTCTTCGGCGACCGGGCTTTTCCAGTTCATCGAGAGCACGTGGCTCGAAGTGATGAAGTCGGAAGGCCCAAGGCTGGGCTACCAGGATTTTGCCGACCACATCGAGGAACATGAGGGCGAGTTTTTCGTCTCCAACCCTGCAGTGCGCCAACAGATCCTCCAATTGCGCAACGACCCGCAGGTGGCATCCGACATGGCGGCGGCGTTCACCCGGCGCAATGGCGATTATCTCATGGGCAAGTTCGGGCGCATGCCCAGTCCGGGCGAGCTTTATATCGCCCATTTTCTCGGGCCGAGTGGGGCAGAGCGGTTTTTCGAGCTGGGACTGCAAAATCCCAACGCCGACGCTGCGGCCGCCTTTCCGCGCCCCGCCGCCGCCAATCCTTCGATCTTTTACGAAAATGGCCGCCCCCGCAGCGTGCGGGAGGTCTATGAGGCGCTGGTGGCCCGGCACTCGGGCACAGAAAACGCCGCCTTTGCCGCCCAGCAGATGGCCAGCCAGCAACCCTTGCCCTCGAGGGTGGAGATCGACGCCGCGCCGCTGATCCCGCCCGGAGTGTCCTTCACGTCGCTTTTTGCCACCGAAGCGCAATCGTCGGTATCGGCCCCGGTCCAGGCGCCGGATGTTGTGCCGGGCCGCGCGCTGTTCAGCGGGTTCTATTCGGAAGAATAG
- a CDS encoding GFA family protein has translation MSTNRMLEGSCLCGAVTYEVEDAFRYALNCHCTDCRKATGAAFKPIAGIEAEKLSITSGADTVLRYGGDGPEDSYDIHCGKCGSLLYSIVQKGTRANVSLGTLTDTPSIRPTMHIFVGSKAPWYEITDDLPQYERFP, from the coding sequence ATGAGCACCAACCGCATGCTTGAGGGCTCCTGTCTTTGCGGAGCGGTGACCTATGAGGTCGAAGATGCGTTCCGCTATGCGCTCAATTGCCATTGCACCGATTGCCGCAAGGCGACGGGGGCGGCGTTCAAGCCGATTGCCGGCATCGAGGCGGAAAAACTCTCGATCACTTCGGGCGCCGACACCGTTCTGCGTTATGGCGGCGATGGGCCAGAGGACTCCTACGACATCCACTGCGGGAAATGTGGCTCGCTGCTCTATTCGATCGTCCAGAAGGGCACGCGGGCCAATGTCTCACTCGGCACGCTGACCGATACCCCCTCGATCCGCCCGACAATGCACATTTTCGTTGGCTCGAAGGCTCCATGGTACGAGATTACCGACGATCTCCCCCAATATGAGCGGTTTCCGTAA
- a CDS encoding rhomboid family intramembrane serine protease, with translation MADTPQQPQREPIFNVPRVIAILIGVMWVVHIAADLALDDYGLGNLRIWFAFIPDRITNSAQWQGGALPLLWTGFTHAFLHVDYMHLFVNTAWLMVFGTPVGRRYGASGVLAIFLLGALAGAIVQSIALLFSINQFAILLGASGGVSALTGAAMRFIFEPIVVGKDPETGDPVALGRRTATLAGVFANPRSRTFIIFWMGLNLLIGFAPFILGASVAIAWEAHIGGFVAGLLLPSVLDGVARRNQRP, from the coding sequence ATGGCCGATACGCCACAACAGCCACAGCGTGAGCCGATCTTCAACGTGCCGCGCGTCATCGCGATCCTGATAGGTGTGATGTGGGTTGTCCATATCGCCGCCGATCTGGCGCTCGATGATTACGGGCTGGGCAATCTGCGAATCTGGTTCGCGTTTATCCCTGACCGGATCACCAACAGCGCCCAGTGGCAGGGCGGGGCGTTGCCGCTGCTGTGGACCGGCTTTACTCACGCGTTTCTGCATGTCGATTACATGCACCTGTTTGTCAACACGGCCTGGCTCATGGTTTTCGGAACACCCGTCGGGCGCCGCTATGGTGCTTCGGGCGTGCTTGCCATCTTTCTGCTCGGGGCGCTTGCGGGAGCCATCGTCCAGTCGATCGCCCTGTTGTTTTCGATCAATCAGTTCGCCATCCTGCTCGGGGCGTCGGGCGGCGTGTCGGCGCTGACCGGGGCCGCCATGCGGTTCATTTTCGAACCCATAGTGGTCGGCAAGGATCCCGAAACCGGCGATCCTGTTGCGCTTGGCCGCCGCACGGCAACCCTTGCGGGTGTGTTTGCCAATCCGCGCAGCCGGACATTCATCATCTTCTGGATGGGACTGAACCTGCTGATCGGTTTTGCGCCCTTCATTCTCGGGGCCAGCGTCGCCATTGCCTGGGAGGCTCATATCGGCGGGTTCGTCGCCGGGCTGCTCTTGCCTTCGGTGCTGGACGGCGTTGCGCGGCGCAATCAGCGCCCGTAA